The Claveliimonas bilis genome window below encodes:
- the rdgB gene encoding RdgB/HAM1 family non-canonical purine NTP pyrophosphatase: protein MKTIIFATGNRNKMEEIRMILKDLDAEILSQKEAGIDADVVEDGTTFEENALIKAREIRKIASAMEKYKEAVILADDSGLEIDYLNKEPGIYSARYLGEDTSYDIKNNALLDRLAGVPDEDRTARFVCAIAAAFPDGTEEVVRGAMEGRIGYEIAGEHGFGYDPIFFLPQYGCTSAQLDPEKKNELSHRGEGLRKMRRILEQR from the coding sequence ATGAAAACAATTATATTTGCAACAGGAAATAGAAATAAGATGGAAGAAATCCGGATGATCCTTAAGGATCTTGATGCGGAGATTTTGTCACAAAAAGAGGCGGGAATAGATGCTGATGTAGTGGAGGACGGAACCACATTTGAAGAAAACGCGCTGATCAAAGCAAGAGAAATCCGAAAGATTGCATCAGCTATGGAAAAGTATAAGGAAGCAGTGATCCTGGCGGATGATTCCGGACTTGAGATCGATTATCTGAATAAGGAGCCGGGAATTTATTCTGCAAGATATCTCGGAGAGGATACTTCCTATGATATAAAAAATAATGCTCTGCTTGACAGGCTTGCGGGCGTGCCGGATGAAGACCGGACTGCCCGGTTTGTGTGCGCTATAGCGGCGGCATTTCCGGATGGTACAGAAGAAGTTGTAAGGGGGGCAATGGAAGGGAGGATCGGTTATGAAATTGCAGGAGAACATGGTTTTGGTTATGATCCTATTTTCTTCCTGCCGCAGTATGGATGCACAAGCGCCCAGCTTGATCCGGAAAAGAAAAATGAGTTGAGTCACAGAGGAGAAGGGCTAAGAAAAATGCGTCGGATACTGGAGCAGCGTTAA
- a CDS encoding metallophosphoesterase family protein: MRILVVSDTHKSHRNLERALEETGHIDMMIHLGDVEGKEDYIEALADCPVHIVSGNNDFFSQLPWEEEFFIGDHHVFITHGHGYFVGMGEERVKEEARGRGADIVMYGHTHMPSLTIEPDLVTLNPGSIAYPRQRGRKPSYIVMQMDPDGKINYEIRYLE, translated from the coding sequence ATGAGGATACTGGTAGTAAGTGATACACATAAATCCCACCGAAATCTGGAGAGGGCATTGGAAGAAACCGGACACATTGATATGATGATCCATCTGGGTGATGTGGAAGGAAAAGAAGACTACATAGAGGCTTTGGCAGACTGTCCGGTGCACATTGTCAGTGGGAATAATGACTTTTTCTCTCAATTGCCATGGGAGGAAGAATTTTTTATCGGGGATCATCATGTATTCATTACGCATGGACACGGATATTTTGTAGGAATGGGCGAGGAGCGTGTAAAGGAAGAGGCCAGAGGACGAGGAGCAGATATTGTCATGTATGGGCACACCCATATGCCTTCGCTGACGATAGAACCTGATCTGGTTACGCTGAACCCGGGCAGTATAGCTTATCCCAGACAGAGGGGTAGAAAACCAAGTTATATTGTAATGCAAATGGATCCTGACGGGAAAATAAACTATGAGATCCGCTATCTCGAATAA
- a CDS encoding FeoA family protein, with product MNLLDAKEGEEYIVKDIMSDDEELKSFLFSLGCYSGEPITVISRLKGGCVVSIKDGRYNIDTDLAQAISI from the coding sequence ATGAATTTATTGGATGCCAAAGAAGGCGAAGAGTATATTGTAAAAGATATTATGTCAGACGATGAAGAATTGAAGTCTTTTTTGTTTTCTTTGGGCTGTTACAGCGGTGAACCCATTACGGTGATCTCACGCTTGAAAGGCGGCTGTGTCGTTTCTATTAAAGATGGGAGATATAATATTGATACTGATTTAGCTCAGGCTATTTCAATATAA
- a CDS encoding IS30 family transposase: protein MKTQNSFSHLTLEERRIILAGITNGSAKTAIAQTIGKDKSTVGKEIKLHRTLTHKCKMPLECTHYKKCVYGRQCTPDCPEYSPFRCSRRDRSPGACNGCSNWSRCRFDKYQYSPEDAHMDYRTTLIDSREGVNLTVQEAKQMAAIIAPLLKQGQSPYQIVTNHPELGISEKTLYNYIENGVFHEIAGITVMDLRRQVSRKLPKKKAKTYKKRTDRKYLQGRTYKDYQSYLSDHPEVFVVQMDTVYNDETNGPFLQTFKFVRAGILLALYRNEKTSASMKEGIDILESILGTELFRKYVHVLLTDRGTEFSAAEAMEASHDGTRRTRVFYCDPMQSGQKGTLENKHIELRYILPKGTDLRELGLTGQSRLNLVLSHVNSSPCELLGNKSPLELTEFMYQDLYEKLLAFGIHPIEKDQIILKPYLLKQRNK, encoded by the coding sequence ATGAAAACTCAAAACTCTTTTTCTCATTTAACTTTAGAGGAACGGCGTATCATTCTCGCCGGCATTACGAACGGCTCCGCGAAAACGGCCATCGCCCAGACCATCGGCAAGGATAAGTCTACTGTTGGCAAAGAGATCAAACTTCACAGGACTCTTACCCATAAGTGTAAGATGCCCCTGGAGTGCACTCACTATAAAAAATGTGTCTATGGCCGTCAGTGTACACCTGACTGTCCGGAGTACAGTCCTTTCCGCTGCTCAAGGCGCGACCGCTCCCCTGGTGCCTGCAACGGCTGTTCCAACTGGTCACGCTGCCGTTTTGATAAATACCAGTACTCTCCGGAAGATGCCCATATGGATTACCGCACTACTCTGATCGACTCCCGGGAAGGTGTCAATCTTACAGTACAGGAAGCAAAACAGATGGCTGCTATTATCGCTCCGCTCCTGAAGCAGGGCCAGTCTCCCTATCAGATCGTTACAAACCATCCGGAACTCGGCATTTCAGAAAAAACGCTTTACAACTATATCGAAAACGGTGTTTTCCACGAGATTGCGGGAATCACTGTCATGGATCTGCGGAGGCAGGTATCACGTAAACTGCCGAAGAAAAAGGCAAAAACTTATAAGAAACGCACCGACAGAAAGTATCTCCAAGGCAGAACCTACAAAGATTATCAATCCTATCTCTCCGATCATCCCGAGGTCTTTGTTGTCCAAATGGATACGGTCTATAACGATGAGACAAACGGTCCTTTCCTTCAGACATTTAAATTTGTGAGAGCCGGCATCCTTCTCGCTTTATATCGCAACGAAAAAACCTCCGCTTCCATGAAGGAAGGTATTGACATACTGGAATCCATTCTTGGCACAGAATTGTTCCGCAAATATGTCCATGTTTTACTAACTGATCGTGGGACGGAGTTTTCTGCCGCCGAAGCCATGGAGGCATCTCACGATGGCACAAGACGGACAAGGGTGTTTTACTGCGATCCCATGCAGTCAGGACAAAAAGGCACGTTGGAGAATAAACATATAGAACTCCGTTACATCCTTCCAAAAGGAACGGATCTGAGGGAACTCGGGCTGACCGGCCAGTCCAGGCTGAATCTGGTCCTCAGCCACGTAAACTCCTCCCCTTGCGAGCTGCTTGGCAATAAAAGTCCGTTGGAACTGACGGAATTTATGTATCAGGATCTGTACGAAAAGCTGCTGGCTTTCGGCATCCATCCAATCGAAAAGGATCAGATCATTTTAAAACCATACCTGCTCAAGCAGAGAAACAAGTAA